One window from the genome of Malus domestica chromosome 01, GDT2T_hap1 encodes:
- the LOC103432856 gene encoding chorismate synthase, chloroplastic-like, producing MASSLVSIPFLGAPTTNALSGLRTTSSSVQFVMRPRTAKKLQVQAAGNITGNHFRVTTFGEAHGGGVGCVIDGCPPRLPLSEKDLQGDLDRRRPGQSPITTLRKETDTCRILSGVHEGVTTGTPILVLVPNTDQKGRVYDEMSVAYRPSHADRTYDQKYGIRSVQGGGRSSARETIGRVAAGALAKKILKAFSGTEVLAYVSQVQKVVLPEELVDHHTLTLDQGQLPRSLANCVMLEYLVLSNNRFDGVFPVWLGTLLELKLLAMRHNGFYRVIGKSRKNVDFCKLRILDLAYNNFTGAVPSVFPHIIINKSTYM from the exons ATGGCTTCCTCTCTCGTTTCCATACCATTCCTCGGAGCTCCAACCACCAATGCCCTTTCTGGTCTTCGGACCACCTCGTCCTCCGTTCAATTTGTGATGCGCCCTAGAACCGCAAAGAAACTAC AGGTGCAGGCAGCCGGGAACATTACCGGGAATCATTTTCGTGTTACAACTTTTGGGGAAGCTCATGgaggtggtgttggttgtgtaATTGATGGATGCCCTCCTCGTTTGCCCCTCTCCGAAAAGGATTTGCAGGGTGACCTTGATAGAAG GAGGCCAGGCCAGAGTCCAATTACTACCCTTAGGAAGGAAACTGACACATGCCGAATACTTTCGGGAGTTCATGAAG GAGTGACAACTGGGACACCAATTCTTGTGCTTGTACCCAATACTGATCAGAAAGGACGT GTTTATGACGAAATGTCGGTAGCTTATAGGCCTTCGCATGCAGATCGAACTTATGACCAGAAGTATGGAATCAGATCGGTGCAG GGTGGTGGTAGATCTTCTGCTAGAGAAACAATTGGAAGAGTTGCTGCTGGAGCCCTTGCCAAGAAAATCCTCAAGGCTTTCTCAGGAACTGAG GTCCTAGCTTATGTTTCACAAGTTCAGAAGGTTGTGCTGCCCGAGGAATTGGTTGATCATCACACTTTGACACTCGATCAG GGGCAGTTGCCGAGGTCATTGGCCAATTGTGTGATGCTTGAGTAtcttgttttgtcaaacaatcgATTCGATGGTGTTTTTCCCGTTTGGTTGGGGACTCTTCTAGAGTTAAAGCTTTTGGCAATGCGCCATAATGGATTCTACCGGGTGATTGGAAAATCTAGAAAGAATGTCGATTTCTGCAAGTTGCGCATTCTTGATTTGGCTTACAATAATTTTACTGGTGCGGTTCCATCCGTGTTTCCACATATTATTATAAACAAGTCAACATATATGTAA